From Acidianus brierleyi:
ATATCTGTTAGCACAAAAAAATTAAAAAATTATATTTAAAAAATTATTTCCATGGTTCTTTCATAAGTGTTATTTTTACAGCGTTATCTTTTTCATCAAAAATTACTTTAACTAGATCTCCTTCTTTTATTTGGAATTTTTGTCTTATCTTAGCAGGTATTGTTACCTGATAGTTCCTACTAACTTTGACTATTTCTTCTACTTCCATTTAGATCACTATGTTACCTATATAAGTAGTGGTATATAAATCTTTTTTTAGTTATGAAAAAATATCATTTGATGATATAAGTGAGATAGTTCTTACTATTGGAACATTTCAGATTTATATATTAAGTTGAAAGCAGGAGTATTTTGTATAAAAGCTTAATTCATAGGAAAAGTTGAAATCTAATCCTTATTCTACAATGAAAAAATATATATATGAGAATTTACATTCTTTATATGTGGTTAAAATGGAACAAACTCAGATTAGTGGATCAAGAATAAAGTTACCATCTGGAAAAGATGCTGGATTAGTAGATATATTGTCTTTTTGCTATGGATTGTCTGAAACTGATGTTCAAGTACTTATTGCGTTAATGAAAGGAGATGCTAGGGGTACTGAAGAATTAGAAACTGAATTAAAATTGTCTAAAGCTTCTATAAATAGAAGTTTGAATAAACTTCTTGAAATGGCTTTAGTCATGAGAATTAAGGAACCTGGTAACAAGGCAGGAAGACCAAGATACTTATACAAGGCAAAAGACTACGGAGAATTGAAATCAAAGATATTACAAGACATTAAAGACTGCTCAGAAAAAATGGCTG
This genomic window contains:
- a CDS encoding AbrB/MazE/SpoVT family DNA-binding domain-containing protein; the protein is MEVEEIVKVSRNYQVTIPAKIRQKFQIKEGDLVKVIFDEKDNAVKITLMKEPWK
- the lrs14 gene encoding HTH-type transcriptional regulator Lrs14; its protein translation is MEQTQISGSRIKLPSGKDAGLVDILSFCYGLSETDVQVLIALMKGDARGTEELETELKLSKASINRSLNKLLEMALVMRIKEPGNKAGRPRYLYKAKDYGELKSKILQDIKDCSEKMADLVNQEFKP